The following proteins are co-located in the Malaya genurostris strain Urasoe2022 unplaced genomic scaffold, Malgen_1.1 HiC_scaffold_62, whole genome shotgun sequence genome:
- the LOC131440069 gene encoding heparan sulfate glucosamine 3-O-sulfotransferase 6, which produces MFHKWYANLSNRTIAITIVICICMLYVSYTFNTCLIASINRTWKKAHTSFTTVTTPTEETDAPQIKILGSIVRIVPLTGDATGYESKGILNATDGSPKYRFLRSQGLRPSRHLPDALIIGIKKSGTRALLEFIRLHPDVRAAGCEVHFFDRHYVKGLHWYRHHMPPTIEGQITMEKTPSYFITKEAPKRVYHMNPGTKLLVVVRDPVTRAISDYTQARSKKKDMKKFEELAFLNGTSGGVVDTTWGPVKIGVYAKHLERWLEYFPLSQLIFVSGERLIADPAVEIGRVQDFLGLKRVVNEKHFYFNSTKGFPCLLKSEERSSPHCLGKTKGRNHPRIEPQAIERLREFYRPFNLKFYQLTGINFGWP; this is translated from the exons ATGTTCCACAAATGGTATGCTAATCTGAGTAATCGTACCATCGCGAttacgattgtcatctgcatctGCATGCTTTACGTTTCCTACACATTCAACACATGTCTGATAGCGAGCATCAACCGAACATGGAAGAAG gccCACACAAGCTTCACCACAGTAACCACACCGACAGAGGAGACTGACGCACCGCAAATCAAAATCCTGGGTTCGATCGTTCGAATCGTACCGCTGACCGGTGATGCTACCGGTTACGAATCGAAAGGCATCCTAAATGCTACCGACGGATCACCGAAATATCGCTTCCTACGCTCGCAAGGTCTACGACCGTCACGACATCTACCGGATGCGCTGATCATCGGGATTAAAAAAAGTGGTACTCGTGCCCTGCTGGAATTTATCCGACTACATCCGGATGTTCGGGCGGCCGGTTGTGAGGTGCACTTTTTCGATCGGCATTACGTCAAAGGTTTGCACTGGTACCGGCACCATATGCCACCGACGATCGAAGGTCAGATCACGATGGAGAAAACACCGAGTTACTTCATCACCAAGGAAGCTCCCAAACGGGTCTACCACATGAATCCAGGTACCAAATTGCTAGTGGTTGTTCGAGATCCGGTGACACGTGCCATCTCGGACTATACACAGGCTCGCAGTAAAAAGAAAGACATGAAAAAGTTCGAAGAACTTGCGTTCCTGAATGGAACATCCGGTGGTGTTGTGGACACTACGTGGGGACCGGTCAAAATCGGAGTATACGCCAAACACTTGGAACGATGGCTCGAGTACTTCCCTCTGTCCCAACTGATTTTCGTTAGCGGAGAACGTCTGATCGCCGATCCAGCGGTTGAGATCGGCCGAGTACAGGACTTTCTCGGTCTGAAACGGGTGGTAAATGAGAAACATTTCTACTTCAACTCGACCAAAGGATTTCCCTGTTTGCTGAAATCCGAAGAACGTTCCTCGCCTCATTGCCTGGGCAAAACGAAGGGACGCAATCATCCCCGGATCGAGCCACAGGCCATCGAGCGGCTGCGGGAATTCTATCGACCGTTCAATCTGAAGTTCTACCAGCTTACCGGAATTAATTTCGGTTGGCCCTAG